The Anabas testudineus chromosome 15, fAnaTes1.2, whole genome shotgun sequence DNA segment AGTTGTGCGCACGTACGCCAAACTTAAACCACCATACCTCGTTAGTCTCTTTTTAAAAGTTCCTTGGGTTAGAATCTGTGCGAACGGAAGGTTTAACCACAGGATTATGGATTATCCTGTCTGCAGAACAAGCCCTGTCTTGTccaacccaaaaaaaaaaaaatacaagtgtGGCGTTCATTCGCGCTACTCGGCTTTCTGATTGGCTGCGAGCTAGGCCCCTCCCAGCGCTGACGACATTAGTGACGTCACATCTTACGTAACAGGGAGGTAACGTCGCTGTTGTTGTTATTAGGCTGCATTTGCTTCTTTATTTCCAAGGCGCGATGTGGAAGATCGTCTTTACCGTGTTGTCGGCGGTTTTCGCCACCGGGGCAGCAGCAGTCATGGTGGGGGGGTTGACCACCATAGATATCAATGATGAAGGGGCACAAAATGCCCTGAACTACGCCGTCAACCAGCACAACATGAAAAGCAACGACGCGTACCTCCGCAAAGTCACAGGCGTGAAtaaggttcaggttcaggtcaGTAGAGTTCACTTGGATCTGTCCTTTTCTGTAATATGTAGGTCTGTAATGTCGTTAAACggtgtgtttacatgcaggCCGCGGTGATTTCAGACACCAACATGGAGTAGCCCCATTATACTGGAAGCAGAAGGGCTTCATTTGTATCTATAGAGTGGTTTTAGTAGACATGTGTATCTGTAATATCTGTTCTAACAGATCCTGAATCCTGATCCAGATTGTGCGCTGGCAGTGACACAAT contains these protein-coding regions:
- the cst3 gene encoding cystatin C (amyloid angiopathy and cerebral hemorrhage), which produces MWKIVFTVLSAVFATGAAAVMVGGLTTIDINDEGAQNALNYAVNQHNMKSNDAYLRKVTGVNKVQVQVVAGSKYVFDVTMARTNCRKSSATELCEVHTDPKLAWSQNCKFSVWSQPWLRRLELLEDKC